Proteins encoded in a region of the Vicia villosa cultivar HV-30 ecotype Madison, WI linkage group LG5, Vvil1.0, whole genome shotgun sequence genome:
- the LOC131601924 gene encoding uncharacterized protein LOC131601924 translates to MYNNVRPQPGVPQFYSQPPTSSQPNVLGNAFNAAGSGLIRGGLGAYGEKIFGSSSEYVQSNICRYFSDPQYYFQVNDHYVKNKLKVVLFPFLHRGHWTRITEPVGGRLSYKPPIHDINAPDLYIPLMAFGTYVVLAGISLGLRGKFSPEALNWLFIKGLVGWFMQTALLKTTLLSLGSGEAPLLDIISYAGYTFAGISLAVIGKIISGYSYYVLMPWTCLCMGVFLVKTMKRVLFAEVRSYDSSRHHYLLLFIAFAQFPLFIWLGNITVNWFI, encoded by the exons ATGTATAATAATGTCAGGCCGCAACCAGGGGTGCCTCAATTTTATTCTCAACCTCCAACAAGCTCACAACCTAATGTGTTGGGAAATGCATTTAATGCTGCCGGTTCTGGACTCATTCGAGGTGGATTGGGTGCTTATGGAGAAAAAATATTCGGATCTAGCTCTGAGTACGTCCAAAGCAAC ATATGTCGGTATTTCTCAGACCCCCAATATTACTTCCAAGTGAATGACCACTATGTTAAGAACAAATTAAAGGTGGTTTTGTTTCCATTCCTGCACCGG GGTCATTGGACTAGAATTACCGAACCAGTAGGAGGTAGACTTTCTTACAAACCTCCAATTCACGACATAAATGCACCTGACCTGTACATTCCATTGATGGCATTTGGTACCTATGTTGTTCTTGCTGGCATTTCACTCGGTCTTCGTGGAAA GTTTAGTCCCGAAGCATTAAACTGGTTATTCATCAAGGGATTGGTTGGATGGTTTATGCAAACAGCACTGCTAAAAACGACATTGCTTTCATTAGGAAGTGGAGAAGCACCGCTACTCGACATTATATCGTACGCAGGGTATACTTTCGCGGGCATATCTTTGGCTGTTATTGGAAAAATAATCTCCGGTTACTCGTACTATGTTCTGATGCCATGGACATGCTTATGCATGGGAGTATTCTTAGTTAAAACAATGAAAAGAGTCCTTTTTGCAGAAGTGAGGAGTTATGATTCAAGTAGACACCATTATCTGTTGCTGTTTATTGCTTTTGCTCAGTTTCCTTTGTTCATATGGCTTGGAAACATTACAGTCAATTGGTTCATATGA
- the LOC131601925 gene encoding proline dehydrogenase 2, mitochondrial-like encodes MATRVIPPRILRKLRYNTATKPFQPSLTSPTLSPPCNILDQKPPSTTTLLPPAVADLNFHDVEKLFTYVPTANLLRSTAVLHATAIEPMVDLGTWLMRSELMQTDNPLRNLALAATRSTFFDHFCAGEDATTAGQSIGGLNKAGLRGMLVYGVEDAHDNEGCDRNLKGFLHTVDVSRSLPPSSVSFMIVKITAICPMSLLERVSDLLRWQKKDPSFNLPWMQETLPIFSESSPLYHTRKRPAPLTQQEESDLELANQRFLELCEKCVQFNIPLLVDAEHTSVQPAIDYLTYAAAIVHNKGEHPTVFGTIQTYLKDAKERMLLTSKAAEKMGIPMGFKLVRGAYMSSERKLAADLGFASPIHNSIMDTHKCFNDCTNFMLEKIADGPGGVVLATHNIESGKLAAAKAHELGIGKVNHKMEFAQLYGMSEALSFGLSNAGFQVSKYMPFGPVETVMPYLLRRAEENRGVLAASGFDRQLMRKELVRRLRAAVF; translated from the exons ATGGCCACTCGTGTTATCCCTCCAAGAATCCTAAGGAAACTCCGTTACAACACCGCCACAAAACCCTTCCAACCTTCTCTCACCTCCCCCACTCTCTCTCCTCCTTGTAATATTCTCGACCAAAAACCGCCCTCAACAACCACTCTCCTCCCTCCCGCCGTCGCGGATCTCAACTTCCACGACGTTGAGAAACTCTTCACGTATGTTCCAACCGCTAATCTCCTCCGATCAACCGCCGTTCTCCATGCAACCGCAATCGAACCCATGGTTGATCTCGGTACGTGGTTGATGAGATCCGAACTCATGCAGACGGATAATCCTTTACGAAACCTCGCTCTTGCCGCCACTCGGTCGacgtttttcgatcacttttgcGCCGGAGAAGATGCTACCACCGCCGGTCAGAGTATCGGCGGTTTGAACAAAGCTGGTTTGCGTGGAATGCTTGTGTATGGAGTTGAAGATGCGCATGATAATGAAGGTTGCGATCGCAATCTCAAAGGCTTTCTTCATACCGTTGATGTCAGCAGATCGCTTCCTCCTTCTTCG GTGAGCTTTATGATTGTGAAAATTACTGCAATATGTCCAATGAGCTTGCTGGAGAGAGTTAGTGATTTGCTGAGATGGCAGAAGAAGGATCCTTCATTCAATTTACCATGGATGCAAGAAACACTACCGATTTTCTCGGAGTCGTCTCCTTTGTACCATACAAGGAAGAGACCGGCGCCTTTGACACAACAAGAAGAGAGTGATCTTGAGCTTGCAAACCAGAGATTCCTTGAGCTTTGTGAGAAGTGTGTGCAATTCAACATCCCTTTGTTGGTTGATGCTGAGCATACATCAGTTCAACCTGCTATTGATTACTTGACTTATGCTGCTGCTATTGTGCATAACAAAGGTGAACACCCAACTGTGTTTGGAACTATTCAAACATATTTGAAAGATGCTAAGGAAAGGATGTTGTTGACTTCAAAGGCTGCTGAGAAAATGGGGATTCCAATGGGGTTTAAGTTGGTGAGAGGTGCTTATATGTCTAGTGAAAGAAAATTGGCTGCTGATCTAGGGTTTGCTTCCCCAATTCATAACTCTATTATGGATACACATAAGTGTTTCAATGATTGTACTAATTTTATgcttgagaagattgctgatggCCCTGGTGGAGTTGTTCTTGCAACTCATAACATTGAATCAG GAAAATTGGCTGCTGCAAAAGCACATGAATTGGGGATAGGAAAAGTGAACCACAAGATGGAATTTGCACAACTATATGGAATGTCAGAGGCACTTTCTTTTGGTTTGAGCAATGCAGGGTTTCAGGTTAGCAAGTACATGCCATTTGGGCCTGTAGAGACTGTGATGCCATACCTCTTGAGAAGGGCTGAGGAGAATAGAGGTGTGTTAGCTGCATCAGGTTTTGACAGGCAACTTATGAG GAAGGAGTTGGTTAGGAGACTTAGAGCAGCtgtgttttaa